The Coffea arabica cultivar ET-39 chromosome 2c, Coffea Arabica ET-39 HiFi, whole genome shotgun sequence genome includes the window GGAACGACTGTAAAGGGCTATGggatttcatttattttggaGGAGAAGATATCATGAGAGAACAGATTTATTTTGTAAAGGAAATCGCTAGCCACCGATGTAGTTGTTGGAGGGAGTAAATTTAAGAGAGGATAAAGACAAAATAAATTGTTTGTTGAACTTTCTAAATTGtccctttgttttgttttgataATCACACGAGTAGTTAGATCTGTCATACTTAACGATTAAATCTAACAGAATGGTCTCGAATattaacttttgatattttaatagtcaaaaccaaatttttaataatttagtgGCCAAAACTCGATGATTATAAAAGTTTAATGACCATCCGAATAATTTGCTTTTGGAAAAATGGCAAATTTAATCTCTAATTTGTAGCCAATTTGATTCTTAAACTTATATTTTGGTTCCAATCAAGGAACTCAGCAGCAGCACTACCGCATAATTTCCTTTAGGCTCCTAATCAAGCAATCTAGAAGAGgtattttaggaacttcaatgCTGGAATTGTAACAAATATTAACCAACAAATTAGTTTTGTGAAAAATACCcaaaacccaaaacaaaaacaaaaaattttccaaggcTACCAAATGGTGCTGGTGGGGTTGCTTCCATGCTCCATGGCACTACTTGCAAATTCTAGCAAATTCCCTGCTTCATGGCACTGCTTGCTTCCATCATTCTTGATGTACACATACCACTTTCCTGTAAGCCGTGAAGCAGCAATATTGCCAGCTTGTTTGGATAGAACATGAGGGATAGTCAAATTAAGAAAATTGGTATTAAGATCCAACCAAAGCAAGCCATGGCAATCCTCTAATTCTGCAGGAATATTCCGAGATAACGAGTTGTTTTCGAGCTTTAAAATCGCAAGATTTGACCACTAAACTGGTTATTTGAGAGTGAAATCCAATTCAAATTCGTACAATTGCTGAGACTAGCAGGGATTGATCCATTCAAATCATTGAAATCAAGAATTAGATTTTCTAACCTCCGCAAGTACATCAGCTCTTGTGGGATTTCTCCATAAAGCTGATTTAACCAAGCAATCAAATCACGAAGCTGAGATAATGATTCCAATCTAGATGGGATTGTCCCAGTCAAGTAGTTAAAACTGAGATCAAGGGATTCCAACATGGAACAATTACTCAAGACTCTCTGGTATTGAACTAGTGAACAAATTATTCTGAAGATACAACACTTTCAAATTGTTCCTGGGATCCTGACAAATCCCAGATGAAATCACCCAGAGAGATTGTTAGAACTCACGTCCAAAGTCTCCAAACTGACCATCTTGGACAAAGATTCACGCAAAGAACCAATGAAATTATTGAATGGCAAGGACAAATTCTTCAAGTTACTCATCTTCACAAGGGTATCAACAGGTAATTCACTAGAAAATTTTTCGTTTGAAATATCAAATAGTTTCAAAACAGAGCATGCACCAAAGCTCTCAGGGACATTATCTGACAAATTAATGTAGGACAACACTAACTCCACCAAGCTTGGACATAAATCAGATAGGTAAGGTGGTAAAACACCCTGAAAATCATTTCCTCCGAGGTACAAAAGCCGCATAACCCCTCCAGCACCACTTGACagctttgaaaaattttttatttttgttttgaatatttctCACAAGACTTATCTATCAATTATTTTTTGTTACAATCCCAacatcaaattttttaaaatacccCTTCTAGGTTGCTCAATTAGGAGCTTGAATGTGGCGTCGCCGAGTCCCTTGATTGGAATCAAAATATAAGTTTAAAAATCAAATTGGCTACAAACAACATATAAGGACGAAATcgacagaaaaaaaaagtttaaggaCTAAATTGGCTCTTTTCCCAACATATTTATAACCTTTTTccatttccttttttatttttaaaattcaacTGGAAAAAGGTAAAGTTTAAATAGCAAAAAAGAACTTTAAATTTAAGATTTCTAAATTCTAGAGTCTCATACAGAATGCTTTGAGCATTACTTTCGATGGTTGACAGCGCAGCAGGCGCAACGGCCTTTGCGAGCGCCCAATAGGTGCAACTGCGAGAAAAGTTTTCCCTGCCTATTTTAGTAGACTACCGGGTGACGCACAAATGAAGCACGTTAATTACAGCATGAAAAATACAAGACACATTTGTCTCATTTTACCGTCAAATTCCTTGTCAAACATATCTATGGCCTTTTcgatttactttttttttaaagcaaaaaaaggataaaatttaaGAAATATGGAGGAGAAAGGATGATTTGAACTCAAAATTTCTAAAACATGGGACCTCAATTTTAGTAACTAGACCAAGATTTCCTCGACAACCTGTTCCTTTCACCCCTGGAAGCTTGAATAACAGCAATCTAACTTTAACACAAAGTATTCCACCAGATTTTTCTGTTAGTACAATTAAGCCAGCATAAACTTTGACAATAAAGAGTAATCCACAATTCAtcttgttaggaaattggtttagtttctttttagatagaattattgttttgtgtggaaataactagtttcctaattggttttaattacttgaagtagtagtcaagtaaaGCCCTATTTAGCTAGAATTAGATACTATTTTctactctatatgagtttaggaaatagtattggtttccaattgttatttgatttttttggcagtaatgttctctataaataggtagaTTGGCATACTACAAAAGGGCATCATGTAGTCTTATACATGGGGTGCGAGAGAGagttcttgggagatgagagatgatatacaagggttgggtttgggttcaagttgtattcttgtataggattTTTCTCTGATAATAAAGAACAGATTTCTTTCCATGGACGTAGGTTCAATGGTACAGTCGAACCACGTCAAATATTGTGTGTAGctatctttcatgcttgtggcttgTTTCTCATTAAATTGTTCTGCACTTAATATTTCAATAGTTGTTTGTTCCGTGCCTGAATCATAACACATCTGAAGGTTAGTGAAAAAGAGAGCGAGAGAGAAATCCACAATCTATCTTATGTATAAGAGAGCACGGGCACAAACATACAATTGGAAGTATTAAAAGCTAAGCACAAAAAATACTACAGGATTTAACCGTTAGCGACAGGAGTTTTCACAGGCATTCGATGATAGAATGAGCCAACATAGGCGAAAAGAGCTAGCTCGGAACCGTTAAAACACACATCCAGCAATCAACTTAGCCtgtaaaacaaaagaaaagttgaaacaaagaaagcaaACAAGCGTCAGTCCCTCACAGAAGTACAGAATTGAAGGCTAACCATTCAGTCTACCAAGAATTCGCCAATCATCTCGGATATAGTTACTTTCTGGGTATGGGCATCTCATGGAAGTGAAGAATTAAGATAGAATAGGCTGGGGCCGGTGGACCATTTGTGATGCAGGAGCATGTTTTACATTGAATTTCTTTTTGCTCAGGATGTCGTTAATTATGCTTTATTGCTTATTGTTGCATTAGTTTTAGTATAGCTGGTGTACATGTGCCAGTCACGGTCCCCACCACGGGCATTGTGGCGTTTTGACCCTTTGGGCAATTATGTGTTTGCAAACCTATGAGCACCCATCTTACACCACCACAGAGTTATTAAGATCAGTTATTACCAAAAAGTTGTGCCACCTCTATCAGGCTGTTATACTGCCTAGAAGCAAAATCTACTGCGGCTAGCTAAATTTCCTCCTAGTTTGACAGTTATAGCAGCAAAGTTTGTTTGGGTAGACTACATGAAAGTACTCTTATGGTGTACAACAATATAATCAACAAAAAATTGAAGTTTGATTACAAGAATATAAGAATTTATATGGAGATTATAAATAATTTACAAACCAAAGAGTAACATCTCTCCATCATGCAGATTGGAAGATtaagcaaaaaaattttttgacatATTAGTTTCAAGATTCCACCGATTCATTAGTAAAAGAACCAGTAAGCTTGTCATAAAGCCACGGCATACAACAAAACTTCTTGTAAACGACTAGTTGCAATTAACCCTTCCTTCgaattcccttttcttctcccaTTGAAAACTGTGTAACTATTTCAGCTGTCCTTATTCACGAGAAAAACCATCATCCAAAGACTTGTGGCAGTAAATAACTCGTCCAAATGTAAGTCATGTACATGTACCGGTAGATTTTGATCACGTAACATTAAAATGAGTGTGGTCTAAAAAACCTCTGTGTTATAAAATTTTACTACCTTGGAGTCAATAAGCCATATCAAGGTCTTCAAAACAATCACATTTAAGAAAGCGACTGAATTTAAGAGTTTGAGTTCCATAAAATCCTAAATAACATCAACTGCATTCGataaattttttctatttaaaagAATACTTCCAAGTTTCAGGTCCCAAAAGTGAATGCGGCGAGATGTATATCTTCATAATTAAATTAAGGGATTAACAAGACGAATTTAAATGGCAATTACCCAGTGCTCTTTAAGAGGATTGTGCGGGGATTCATTAATCTGATGGAACTTGATTAACTCTTTCCTGTATTGGCCCACCTTAACTACAACATGGTAAAAGTTGAGCTCCTCATTTCGATCTAATGCCTCCAAGTACAAAACATAGTAGAGCCCATCATCATTATTGAATTTGCTTGCTAACAACACCTCCTCAAGACGAATTACATCACCCTGTCACAACCACAGCACCAAATTTATAGAAGTAGGCGGGGACATTAGTGGTCACTCAAACTTACAAATTTAGCAAAGTTAAAATGACACACcccatagagagagagagagagagagagagagagacctcGTTCTCATTGTGAGTCCTCACAGCGAATGTAGCATACTGATAGACCTGTTCATAAGCCTTAATGTCATGAACAGGGACGACCACATCACTTGCAGCAGTAGGAAGATCTAAAGCACCTTTGGGACAGATATCAGCATTCAGCAGATATTTCTCCAAGTTAAGAATTTGCATGGGTAAATAAGGAGATTTAGTGTTCTGACGAAATACTGATTTTATGCGCAAATGTTAACAATTTACAAATATGATCAGCCATACACACTGAAAGTGTGATGGTGCACACGGTAAAATCACACGTTCAATGAAAGAAACCATGCACGTAATAGCCTGCATTAAGCTAAAAACATTCATGTC containing:
- the LOC140035817 gene encoding uncharacterized protein, with amino-acid sequence MQILNLEKYLLNADICPKGALDLPTAASDVVVPVHDIKAYEQVYQYATFAVRTHNENEGDVIRLEEVLLASKFNNDDGLYYVLYLEALDRNEELNFYHVVVKVGQYRKELIKFHQINESPHNPLKEHWAKLIAGCVF